The nucleotide window AAACCGGTTCCTAAACCCAAGTACCCTTCTAAACCCAgtagttttcttcctctccatcTTCGTCTTCCTCAAATTCCAAAACCTAGGCCATCATCCATTTCGGCTAACAATGGCTCTCCAACTGAGATCCAGGCACCGAAACCTCACGAACCCATCTCTCACCCACCTGTTCTGCACcaaatcctcctcctcctccgaccCATCTGACCCAAAGGACCCATCTGACCCGAAGGAACCCACCGACCCAAATCCCCAATCtcactcttcctctctctcttcctattTCAGCGACGTCAAAGCCAGCCTCAGGCAACATCAACAGCAGCAAcaaccgccgccgccgccggaACAGAGAAGACCCACTCCTCAAAACCCCTCATATCCAAACCCTTCTCCCTCCAGGACCTCCAAAGTTGCTTCCTTGGAAGAAATCCGCAAAAACCTCTCCGAGTACCGGCGCCGAACCTCCGTGCCGGACCCCACCGAATCAGGCCCTGCGGCTTCGCAACATTCTTCTACGGCTCCAGGTTTTCCACAGCATATCTCTTTTCAAGAGCTCTACAAGAGAAATGTGCTTGGCAAGGCTGAGGGTGGCAATGCCAATAGTGACCGGAAGCTCTCTTTCGATACGATTCGAGAGAGTTTGAGGAAGATAAAGAATCCCATTGTGCAAAATGATAGAAAGGACCCTTTGTCATTGTCGCGGTATACAGAGAGTTTGCGCCTGGAGCCGAACCAGCCGAATGTGATCGGTGGGACTGGCACTCCTTTGCCATCGTCGATTTTCGGTAAGGAGTTAAGAAAGGAGAAAAATGCAGAAGATGGCTCGATTGAAATGAAGACGAATTTCGTGAAGATGTACAGTTATGCAGAGTTGGGggagaagttgaggaagttgaGGCCGGACGAGAAGGGGCAAAACTGGTTTTCATTGGAGGAGTTAAATGAGAGGCTGATGAAGTTGAGGGAGATGGAAGAGAAGGAGACTCAGGCCGCCATTGGCAACCTTACATTCCGGGATTTAAGGGAAAGCTTGGTGAAGTTGCAGATGACGGACCAGGAAAAGGCGAAGAAATCATCGAGTAAGTGAGCAGTTTTGTGCTGGATTTCTTTATTGTCTTGTGTTATTTGAAAAGTTTACTTCTTGAAATAAAAAGTTTGTTTGCTGAGATGTTGTACTGATGGAATGGGATGAAATTGAACAGATTCCAGCTTAACAAGCCATTTTCTGGAAAAACTTTTGTGCTACTTGCTAGATAGGTGCCACAATTCCGTATTGCTAATTATTGAACAAGAAccttttaaattatatttggaTTTAGTTCCAAAGTTTGTTATGACTGTAATGGCTCCAGGCTTTATGACAAGGTAGAGTCTAGTCTGGTGCTCTGTTTCTGACAATTTGGGATAAACTTGAATTTTTCAGTATTGTGTTGTTTGCGTActatatgttttgtttgtttacaGAATTCATAGGTTTAAGCTTGCTTTCATACTACGCGTGAAATTTTTCCATGTTTGGAGTAAGTTATATGTGCTTCAAATATAGTGATCTTCCCCAACTGAAACTAATTTGCTTTCCTTCCTAgtttgattaaaattttgaaaacgaggACTAGGTACAGGAATTGGCTCAAGTTCTATCTtctgttttctttccaaatagAAGTGCTGGATTATCACAATGTAAAGTAAAAAAGTGAATTAACAAATTTCAGTTTGTTGGTTTgtatgttttaaatttttaatttacagcTAAAGCTacaacaaaattttcaaattgtgtTGCGCGATTGATTTTATTGGATGAGTATCTTGCAATTTACTGATTGATTCTGTTGTTGCAGCAGTCCAGAGAATTGATGTCTTGTCACATATAGGTCGAACTCCAAACTTTATGCTGCAACCTCCAAAGGAAAATTTGGTTGAAAAGGCAAGTATAGCTTTTCTGTTAACTTTACACGTCAGTTAAGAATTTGCACAAGATTCACGTAATTCAAATACTCAATTGTCCTTACGCCACCACGTGCTATGATGTTGTCCTCAATATTAATCAGCCTTCATAACAACACATAGTATGCACGACTGTCTGTTATCACTTGAGGTCTTATTTGGTTCATGTTGTATGCTATCTGTTTGAAAGCTCagaaaaattttggttttcacTTAATagatgcttgaattgttgtgaTTCTCACACGAAATAATTCTACATTgcaaattttgttaattttgatcaATAGTTTGGTGcctaatatattaataaaatgtTTATGCAGTATTTCCATCCAGATAACATGTCTTCTGCAGAAAAACTGAAACTTGAGCTTGCCAAAGTTAGAGATGAGTTTAAAATGTCAGAGTCAGATTGTGGTTCTGCTCGAGTTCAAGGTATCGGTTTTAGTTTTGGGTTCATTACACCTTTTATTTGCAGAATAATGaatttttctgattttcttGTCCATCATGCCAAGTGTTCTATCTTTATCATTGGCACATACATTCAAGCTAATTTTTGAATTGTCCAGAAATTtaattccttttttcttttgggtttttcaatttACTTGCAAACAATATTTCAATCTCCTTTCATCCATAACATTTTTGTTATCTTTTGAAAGTTTTCTTTCTATATAAAActctgttgttgttgttgttataatATTTATTCTTTACCAATGCTTGGTGGTTCAAGTGGTAAGGAGCTTGTTCCCCTTAAACAAGGTCTCGAGTTCAAACCTTGTGAATGGAGAAGCCAACATTGGGAGAGCTTGCCCCCCAAATGGGGTCCGACCTGGCTCGAGGGATTAGTCCTCGCCTACTTGCGGGGGATACCCTGGATtcatccaaaaaataaatatttattcttTGCTATCACATTATACTATTCATAGAGAAGACAAAGGTGAGAAGGGTTACACACAAAGATGTTGACACTGGTTTGCATCGCAGGGTTGTGTCCTCTTATTATTTTAACGGGTGATAGCCCcctttacttttgcttttggtaAATAAACATCAgaacaataaaaaattctagGCGCCTTTCCATCATCAATGGAGCTAACTAAAGTAATTAAACAGACAAATAGGAAgaaatgttttatgtttttggatATTCATGTAGTGAAGGTTCAAGAGTTTTGGATATGTACTTAGATGGTCTGTGGGGTTCAATAAGGGTGTTTTACGTTCGTATATTCTACAAAAATAACATTGGTTGTCATGCATCCTCTTCATCGAGGGCCGTTTGTTGAGCTTGAATACTGCCAGAGTGGTTCTTTGCTTGGTCTTTGGTGTGGGGTAGAGTCCTCACCTTTGAAAATTTCAAGAGGTCATTTTGGGTAAATACTTTGTAGCTGAAAAAATGCTAGGAATCAGTTCACCACTTTCTGCTATACTCGGCTTCAGAGTTGTCGTCTACTTTCCTCTACTTCTATGTGGTTCAGTTAGTTATATCTGGCTCAGTGAAAGGTTTCCTTTGGCGGACGGCTTCCTTGTGTATACGAAGAGACAGAAACAGTAGACACTTTTATGTGAAAAAAAAGTTGTCTTGTTTATCAAAAAAGGGGAGAAAAGGAACAAGTTGAAACTGGGATTTATTATTTTAGCTGTTAAACGAGTTAAAATGGTTTATGACCAAGAACTGAGTTGAAGAGAAAAAATCTTCAACCCCACACTCCTTTTGCTGGGGAAAAATAAAGGGTTTAACTGTGCTGAAATTAGTACATACATAGCACGTTTATCCCTTCTGACACTTGATTTGAAGGTTAActaatgttttgttttcttggttgcTCTGCAGTGGCACAATTGACAACAAAGATCAAGCATCTATCTTCAGTTTTACACAAAAAGGTCTCTGTGGAACCAATAATCTTCTGTTTTATGCTTTCACGTTTATATTTCATAAATTTATCGTCATGCTAATATTTGAGGCAATTTGACTCTTTTCTGTTTCTAGTGTACAATTTACATGCTACAACTTTGACTTGGGTTTGAGATAATTTGTGGAGTTTTATTAGTCCATAGTAATTAGAGATAAAGTTAATGGTCGGCATGTTGGGTGGATCAACGCAATGTATCTATTCCTAGCTTTTACTCTGAAAGTTGACCTTGAAAACAGATTTTGACACTAGTGTGCAACTATCTAGGTGCTGGTGTGTTTGGGTTTACACTCGTAAGTTTTTCATGATTCTGTTTACCAAATTCCGCACTCTTGTAAATACAGAGGTGAGTACTAGACATTTTGAAATACATATCTAATGCTCAGACACCGACATACATGGTGGTACGTACTTGCCACCCTCCCATTACTCTTATAGCTGTtatcgtagttattgttagcctTAAGTACTCCCTTTAAACCTCACTGGACCAAAAACTACTGTCGATAGATATGGGTCGTGAGATATGTATTACTGCCTTGTACCCAATAAAGGAATGAGTCGTCAGGGTTTTCCTTGTGACCAATAAAGTAAAAAACCATATGCTGGTGTTGGATTTTAGGATACCGAATGTGTGCCAAGTTGTTTTATTACTCAATGTAAaatctttgcatatttgttttatGTAGGACAAGCATTCTCTGAAGGGTCTTCAAGCGATGGTGCAGCAGAGGAAGAGGTTATTGAAGTATCTTCGAAGAACTGACTGGGATTCTTACTGCCTTGTGCTCTCTAAACTTGGTCTCCGGGACAAGCCAGAGTTTCTTTCTAAACTTGGTCTCCGGTACAAGGAAAATAACAAGAATTAGACCAGTCGACACTGTTTCTCCGTTTCTTCAAGCATTTTGGTTCGTGCCCGGGCAACCATTACTTCTTCCAGTTTTGCGGGGAAGAAAAGCGAAACTGAAGGCCAGTGCTAGTTTCGGTTATATTTTCTATCTCTACGTTTCGTTTTTGTTTGCTATTTCTCTCCAAGTTTCGGACTTCCTTCTGCATTCGATTTCTGGTCGTTTCTTTTTTCGCCGACAGGATAGAATTTTTGTAATTGGATTACAAATTAGGGGATAAATGTATTAAGTTTCACTATATTAAGCATATTGAAAGATCTGAATTCATTCTCGATTGGTTCGGATGCAAATTGGTTGAATATTACAGTTCCGAAGCGAAAACCATCCGTAAAACAGACTCTAAACTTGCACAAATACAATCCTTTAACACATCTTTACTCCTAAAAGGCATAAATACAAtattttgagtcttatttgcaGGAGAAGTACCATAAATCATGTGTGGTTCGCTTTCCTCACTCACAAACAAGGCACCCATGAAGCAAGAAAAAGTTCCTTTGGCTTTCGGTATGAACATAACCAGGAGGCGGAACTATTTTCTTCAGCGACGAAGAGAAAACCATCCACGAAACAATATCAGCACTGACATTTTTACAATGCCACAAATTTATCTCCCTCAGCCTTTTGCAGTTCTTCACGACTCCCTTCACCCCTTCTGATGTCAAACTCCCGCTGCCCGCCAAGTTCAATTTCTGTAGGCTGGGACATCTTTTCCCAATCATAGCCAGTGCCTCATCATCGATTCCCGAACGCATCCATTTCAATACCGTCAACTTCGGAAGTTGAAACTCAAGGAGTAAACAAAGATTCTTCCTCACTCTACCATCTATCTTCAATTCCCTGATCTCAGAGCATCTCTTTAGTACTTCCATAATGCCTTCTTCTGATACTCCCTTACAGCCGCTCAAATCAAGCACTTCCAAATTGGGGAAAATAGATGCGAAACTTGTCAAAAAGGCATCGTCTATTGAGCTATTTTGAGCCAAGTTCAGCGATTTCATTTGATTGTTTGCCTTACAATCCGTCTCAATGTCTCCATCCCCAATACCTGTTCCTGCCATTTCGATTGTATCCAAAACCAGACAGCTTGTTATGAGGATGTAGAAGGTGATATCGGTCACCTTACTGCAATAATTAAGGTTAATATATCTGATACTATGGAGGAACAGGGATAGCTCGGCCATGTCCTTGTCTCTGAGAAAATGTGCCGACTCAAGATCTAAGTACTCAAGGGACTGGTACTCACTCAACAAAACCCGAATTCCAGCAAAACTATAGTTTGTACATCCAGAAAGAATGAGCTGCTTTAGAGGCAAATGTGCTTCTGCAACCGCATCCAGAAATTCATCCGAAATCATCCAACCCGAAAGATCAATAGCCAACAAGGCTTTCCAGCTTATGAATGGTACTTGGGGTGGTACATCAAGGGAAAGGCTCCTAGCCGAGATATAATTCAATTGGCGACAGTCACAGAGGAGCTTAGATATGCCATTCAGTGTTATGAAGTGACAAAAGTTCAACACAATTTGGCATAAAAACAAACAGTTGGTGGACAAGCACACAAGCGATTTATCAGTGATGAAGCTATTACCAGAAAGGTGGATCTTTCTCAGGCTCTTGAGCTTCTTCGACAGCGATAAAATGCCCGAATCGGATATCGGCCTCGAGATAGGGGTGGAATCCGAAATCCCAATTGGGGAAAAACCATATTCATCATCAGGGCAGCCGATGTCAAGCTCTTCAAGGCATGGAAAAGAATCTGCAATCAAATTCAGATCAGAATCCCCAAAACATCGGATTTTGGAGCAGTTCAAACTCTTCAAATTCTCCAATTTCGAACCCAACGATCTTAAACCAACCGCGGGTAAAGTCGCCTGATCGGAAACGTTGAGGGATTCTAGGTTCAACCCAGAGAGCGCAATTTGATGGAGAATTGGGTTCATGTCGCCATGGAATTTGGCGAGGTCGATGTGTTTGAGACGAGGGAACCGTCGGAGAAGACGAGGGAGGAGGGATTGGAGTGCTGGATCGGAGCGTTTGAGTTTGAGAGTGGATAGAAGGCGATTGGTGAAGGAGAGGAACTGCTTGCTGACGAGAGAGAGTGAATTGAAGGGAGAGGGGTGGTCTGGGTCTAGGTCTAGCAGTAGCTGTTTAAGTATCAATTCCCAGCATTCTTCTGGCAAATCTGCAGATTTCTCTGCCATTGCTGTTCTTCCCCAAGGTTTGGAAGAAAGCTGAAGCGATAGAAGTGGATATGAGGAGGTGGGTGTTGCGGGCTTTAGCTTTAAGAAGAAGTTcacttaaataaataaataaaaagaacttATGATATCATATATATGATATTTCAAATATGGTCACGCTCTCTAAAGTAGAAATTTtggtttcaaattttgaaaattttggtgACTAGCTTCTAGGCAAATCTCCTCGCAGTCTCTACACTCCTACCTTCTACCTCCTTTATCATTGAGCGGTCATTTAAGCCTTCTTCAATTTTGGGCTAAAACTCAAATTTCCACTTCTATTTCCTTTTAAAACTCAACCCAACCTAAGGCTAAAATGtagcctaaaacctaaaactcaaatgaAAGTCAAATTTAGCTCAGCATTAGTGGGGTTGGCCtaccatatatgtatattttatttagttttatatttataaattcattgaatccaacggttaagatctaatttgatgaaattcaacagtaaaaaaaaaattaatagtacaaatttaaatctaatggctaaagtaattaaaaaaatcttttatttgtttcatatttttttcatagtgTTTAACGAGTTTCATGGTGTTGGTTAGTGATTTTTCAGTATTTgtcagaatctaaatatttttaggtgaaaatgttcataaattcaattaagattgtctacataattttttatttaaaaaaaaaagttactttaagaaaaaaaattagtctaaattcattttttaataatttagagctaaaattttaggccagaaggATTTGAatagaaaaactgtttctgggttaaaacctaaattttatgggctaaaaattttaggttttaggccaaGGGTTGAAGATGGTCTTAGGGGCCTTAGCTGGTGATTCGGGCTGTTTCTCTCTCGACGATGAAGTTTATCCCCTATCGTCTCATTGGCCGACCTTGACTCCTATTATTTGAGGTCATATCTAGTATTCAGATTTTACCTCGATTTGGTACCGCTCTCATCGAAAATCAATTTTACGACATAGACGCTTATGACTTTCCTCTCTATGCCCCGCAGTAATGATTCCTCTGACATTACCACCTTTACCACAACAATGTAGTCCATATGTTGATGAGGTGTGATGCCTAGTAACGGCTATTTTCACACACTACTCATGCTCTCTTTATAACAGAATTGAGAGAAAGAATCCAACGTAGATTCTTGAGTGTTGTAATCGATTTTGTTAGTGTTTTCAAAGCTAATGAGCTCGATTTCCAATTAAATTTAAAGCATGAAATCACTGAGAATGTAATCTCAGAGTTGCAGAGTAatggaggaaggaagaaggaaaccAACAGTTCTTCACCAATAATTAAGACGTCTTAGTATCGAATCTCATGAATGTCGAGTTCGTTACCAATTTATTCATCACCCCTTAGAATAAATATACCGttgtataaaatttaaaaaaaaaaaattctataccCACACAGCATGTATTCACGAAAGGCAACACAAACCATAAAAGAAAAAGCAACACACTATTTCTAGTACATTTACTGACCATATCTCACATCGAGATAATGTGATACAATATCGTTCCTCTTTTAGCATATCCAGTTTTCATGCTCATCGAGAATGTATTCGCCAATGCAATAGGTCGTAGTACTAATTTGATTTAGAGTATCTTGAATAGCAAGGGGTGTGATATTTCACTCCTTAAAAATACCTGTCTGATTGACTTAAAACCCCAAATATGTTTACAATTGAAGTATCTACAGAACAGGATTCAACCTAAAGAAAATATGCCAGAggcacaaaattttgaaaattattgaaatataGTTGACCCTTTTTTATTTGAACGATACTCTAATCTAATCTAAACAGTAGCTATGAGatttagatttttaattttaggtaTTGAGTATCAAGTCCTATGTTGAAAATTCCTCGTTTAAGTTAAGGTTTCAACTCTGTCTCTGGTCAGCAATCCTTACACTAGAATGCTGAGTCTCATCTTTAAGATTTATGTTCTCGAGTTTCGAGTCCTTCCTCGACCTAACACCACCTTGCTTAGCGTATTTCCAACGAGAGACCGTATGTTAAGATCTCTACCCACTACAACAAATCGGTCATTTACCTAGAAACATTTTAGTGTGAAACTTATCTTTCTCTCTGTAGAGTTCCTTTGGCGAGGAAAATTTTGAGTTCTAGCAAAAAGTGAGCTCACTTTGATCTCCATGCTAATGTGGAAATTTTTTTCATCTTACTCTAGGTTTAGTGggaattattttttcttctcgCCAAAATATTGGCTAGGAAATTATTACTTTTCTTGCTAAATAAAATTTTTAGCAAGAAAATGAGTCCCACTATGGCACTCCTGTATTCCCAAATGTGTCAAATATGGCGATGTTTTATTCAAAAATATAGTGAGAAATATTTTAATGAGGTTGAATAAGGATTCAGCGAGAAAATAATTTCTCGCAGACAGCCCAATATTTTTCTAAGGGTCGTTTGgcgtgagaaaaaaaaagaaaaataccaacTAAACTCATTCAGTCACTTTGCTTCAATCTGTCGCTTTGTCTCTCTTTTTCAACCACTCTCTCTGTAGAATGAGAAAGCAGTTAAGGGCGTTGCACTCTTGAACGTTCTGAAACACTCTCCAAACTCATTCTTGTTGGTTGAAGACGATAATGGTAAGCTTTGCACTCTGTTGACGCCCCAAAATGTCACATGCAAGCCCAACCAAGTCTCAAGACCCAATCGTATAAAAGACCCCAAACCAAGCCTAAACACATGCAGAGGAATAGAATCGAGAAAAAATGAGTACTTATAATCATGCCACGCTACAGTTATTAAACCAAATAGAAATCACGCTACGCCTACGGAAATCCGTGCATATACGTCAAGCCAAGCCTTATCACTTTAAATCACTATTCATGCTAAAATAAGCCCATGTCACATGTTCGGGGATTGCCAAGTGAATTGTGGTGTGGATCGTTATGGAAGTTCAATAGGCCTACGTGGAGTCAAGATTATGGAAGACTTTGGGTTGCTTAGGAGCCCAAAGATCTAAGCCAATAACCTTTGTAATTCACATGGGCAATTTTGAGAGAAAACCAGCCTAGTTTCTTTATTTCCTTAGCAAGCCAACCAATCTAGTTAGGAAGGAACCAAATCCTAGCCTTAATTTCACATGAAAGCCTAGCAAAGTAGACATTTTAATGAAGAGAGAAGTTGACTTTCATTTCCTAGCTCACTCTGAAGATCAACGCTTGAAAGCCAGGAGACGCATTACCAAAAATAACACATGTGGAAGTTGACCCAGAAAAGCAACGCCTCGGAAGAAAGTCCAACGTAGGCTTTACGAGACCAACGATATATATCTGTCTTATACAAGAAGAAAAGCCATAGTGAGaccaagagaaagaagaagaagaccaaGCCAATGTTAGAGATTTCTTGGGAATACTAGAAAGGGGGTCATTATCCTACAAAAGGAAGGTTAGAAACCATTAAAGGAGATCCAAGAACTCAACCTAGAGAGAAAAGCTTAGAAAGTTAGGAGGATTGTATTGCACCAAGCTAGGAAAATCTCTCCCTTAGTGCAAACAGCCACAAATCCCAGAAAGCATCACCCCTGCAACCTTAGTGTTTTCCATAACCTTCCTCTGAGCATACTAGCCATCAGAAACCTTGTTACCACCCTAGGAAGCCTAGATTATTCAAACAAGAACACCATGCAACCATGCTAATTCTCTATCTCATGCTAAACCGATAAACTTCTAGCTTCCAATCATACCTCACTTGAGCAAGTCATTATTTGTTTAACCATGCTATCTTTGAGTCATTAATCCAACTGAGATATTTCCTAAGACGTGCTAATCCTTTCGAGATATTCCGGAACTTGGTACAAAACTGAACCGAGGGAGACAAGAGGACGTTCTCAAAGCCTGAGTCTACCTTAACCTAAAAGTCC belongs to Malus sylvestris chromosome 17, drMalSylv7.2, whole genome shotgun sequence and includes:
- the LOC126610737 gene encoding uncharacterized protein LOC126610737 isoform X2 produces the protein MALQLRSRHRNLTNPSLTHLFCTKSSSSSDPSDPKDPSDPKEPTDPNPQSHSSSLSSYFSDVKASLRQHQQQQQPPPPPEQRRPTPQNPSYPNPSPSRTSKVASLEEIRKNLSEYRRRTSVPDPTESGPAASQHSSTAPGFPQHISFQELYKRNVLGKAEGGNANSDRKLSFDTIRESLRKIKNPIVQNDRKDPLSLSRYTESLRLEPNQPNVIGGTGTPLPSSIFGKELRKEKNAEDGSIEMKTNFVKMYSYAELGEKLRKLRPDEKGQNWFSLEELNERLMKLREMEEKETQAAIGNLTFRDLRESLVKLQMTDQEKAKKSSIQRIDVLSHIGRTPNFMLQPPKENLVEKYFHPDNMSSAEKLKLELAKVRDEFKMSESDCGSARVQVAQLTTKIKHLSSVLHKKDKHSLKGLQAMVQQRKRLLKYLRRTDWDSYCLVLSKLGLRDKPEFLSKLGLRYKENNKN
- the LOC126610737 gene encoding uncharacterized protein LOC126610737 isoform X1, with the protein product MALQLRSRHRNLTNPSLTHLFCTKSSSSSDPSDPKDPSDPKEPTDPNPQSHSSSLSSYFSDVKASLRQHQQQQQPPPPPEQRRPTPQNPSYPNPSPSRTSKVASLEEIRKNLSEYRRRTSVPDPTESGPAASQHSSTAPGFPQHISFQELYKRNVLGKAEGGNANSDRKLSFDTIRESLRKIKNPIVQNDRKDPLSLSRYTESLRLEPNQPNVIGGTGTPLPSSIFGKELRKEKNAEDGSIEMKTNFVKMYSYAELGEKLRKLRPDEKGQNWFSLEELNERLMKLREMEEKETQAAIGNLTFRDLRESLVKLQMTDQEKAKKSSTVQRIDVLSHIGRTPNFMLQPPKENLVEKYFHPDNMSSAEKLKLELAKVRDEFKMSESDCGSARVQVAQLTTKIKHLSSVLHKKDKHSLKGLQAMVQQRKRLLKYLRRTDWDSYCLVLSKLGLRDKPEFLSKLGLRYKENNKN
- the LOC126610736 gene encoding uncharacterized protein LOC126610736, with the translated sequence MAEKSADLPEECWELILKQLLLDLDPDHPSPFNSLSLVSKQFLSFTNRLLSTLKLKRSDPALQSLLPRLLRRFPRLKHIDLAKFHGDMNPILHQIALSGLNLESLNVSDQATLPAVGLRSLGSKLENLKSLNCSKIRCFGDSDLNLIADSFPCLEELDIGCPDDEYGFSPIGISDSTPISRPISDSGILSLSKKLKSLRKIHLSGNSFITDKSLVCLSTNCLFLCQIVLNFCHFITLNGISKLLCDCRQLNYISARSLSLDVPPQVPFISWKALLAIDLSGWMISDEFLDAVAEAHLPLKQLILSGCTNYSFAGIRVLLSEYQSLEYLDLESAHFLRDKDMAELSLFLHSIRYINLNYCSKVTDITFYILITSCLVLDTIEMAGTGIGDGDIETDCKANNQMKSLNLAQNSSIDDAFLTSFASIFPNLEVLDLSGCKGVSEEGIMEVLKRCSEIRELKIDGRVRKNLCLLLEFQLPKLTVLKWMRSGIDDEALAMIGKRCPSLQKLNLAGSGSLTSEGVKGVVKNCKRLREINLWHCKNVSADIVSWMVFSSSLKKIVPPPGYVHTESQRNFFLLHGCLVCE